Proteins from a genomic interval of Elusimicrobiota bacterium:
- a CDS encoding adenylate/guanylate cyclase domain-containing protein, whose amino-acid sequence MTPERLSRACLVCGLPLSGALAAALSLAGVKRSSRNPNCCTRCNVHIEEGRLVELTMVFADLSSFTELTARLGAEGTYGVVDKYLREAAGVLTAHGAFIDKYIGDCVMAFFNVPVKRADHAAAAVDAARELQLRLPALSKELGHDLRASIGIATGYARVGRLGSDDVKDYTAIGDVVNQAARLQAQARAGEILVAENVYARVAGRYPGVAREDLVLKGFREASPAYRLKADGTGGEAAASAPAPSGPALTWGGFLLALAGGGCLGKVFLGSLALSLGAGSGSALLAFALWLDHSPFRVPLLIAAAAAAAASLTLAAREHRARRALEAKNGCVVVTPSEKRRNLLVASLSFAALLFVGMELALHSPEGAEFRRSVDLRAPGER is encoded by the coding sequence TTGACCCCCGAGCGCCTCTCGCGGGCCTGCCTCGTCTGCGGCCTGCCGCTCTCGGGCGCGCTGGCGGCGGCGCTGTCCCTGGCGGGCGTCAAGCGCAGCTCGCGCAACCCCAACTGCTGCACGCGCTGCAACGTGCACATCGAGGAAGGGCGGCTCGTCGAGCTGACGATGGTGTTCGCCGACCTGTCGTCGTTCACGGAGCTCACGGCGCGCCTGGGCGCGGAGGGCACCTACGGCGTCGTGGACAAGTACCTGCGCGAGGCCGCCGGCGTGCTGACCGCCCACGGGGCCTTCATCGACAAGTACATCGGGGACTGCGTCATGGCCTTCTTCAACGTCCCCGTCAAGCGGGCGGACCACGCCGCGGCCGCCGTCGACGCGGCGCGCGAGCTGCAGCTCCGGCTCCCGGCGCTGTCGAAGGAGCTGGGGCACGACCTGCGCGCCTCGATCGGCATCGCGACGGGCTACGCGCGCGTCGGGCGGCTGGGCTCCGACGACGTGAAGGACTACACCGCCATCGGCGACGTGGTCAACCAGGCGGCGCGGCTCCAGGCGCAGGCGCGCGCCGGCGAGATCCTCGTCGCCGAGAACGTCTACGCGCGCGTCGCCGGGCGCTACCCGGGCGTCGCGCGCGAGGACCTCGTGCTCAAGGGCTTCCGTGAGGCCAGCCCCGCGTACCGGCTCAAGGCCGACGGCACGGGGGGCGAGGCCGCCGCGTCCGCGCCCGCGCCGTCGGGACCCGCGCTGACCTGGGGCGGCTTCCTCCTGGCGCTGGCCGGCGGGGGCTGCCTCGGCAAGGTGTTCCTGGGGTCGTTGGCGCTCTCGCTGGGCGCCGGCTCGGGCTCCGCGCTCCTCGCCTTCGCCCTTTGGCTGGATCATTCGCCCTTCCGCGTGCCCTTGCTCATCGCGGCCGCGGCCGCCGCCGCGGCCAGCCTGACTCTCGCCGCGCGCGAGCACCGCGCCCGGCGCGCCCTGGAGGCGAAGAACGGCTGCGTCGTCGTCACGCCCTCGGAGAAGCGCCGGAACCTGCTGGTGGCCTCCCTCTCCTTCGCCGCGCTGCTCTTCGTGGGGATGGAGCTCGCGCTCCACTCTCCGGAAGGCGCGGAGTTCCGGCGGTCGGTCGATCTCCGGGCGCCCGGCGAGCGCTGA
- a CDS encoding HEAT repeat domain-containing protein: MRRLSAVLVLALAAPPARAALLDVLFPKPKAEAVDPAAYRGLTHLVVVAGSTQHSAAQEMLLGNIEQRLRESGCWQVMGHAEAREKLPHALLSPPSPRKWANGGEVTSGLLSRMPRRDARIGVLVFWVKDWRGEKYSRGTGGEALGDFLSDRLKSPGTPNATRALYERDAVAQLFDSAGGAQIWRGHMFLGPGTDVDADGRLPYADQETRDQNASAEYESFISFFSANLKHPPNMENGCTVRPAPRPVAAAAAAPPPDPDAEAFAALAGADPAARARAALSLGRADNERAVDPLIKALGDPDQKARGSAIEALGLIGSPKAVDALVPALSDESKLARALAARALGRIGSDRAKPALLKLAASEKEELVRREAAAALKSIDDPLNMKMDAGALPD; encoded by the coding sequence GTGAGGCGCCTCTCCGCGGTCCTCGTCCTCGCGCTCGCAGCGCCGCCCGCCCGCGCGGCCCTGCTCGACGTCCTCTTCCCGAAGCCCAAGGCCGAGGCCGTCGACCCGGCCGCCTACCGCGGGCTGACCCATCTCGTCGTCGTCGCCGGGAGCACGCAGCACTCCGCCGCCCAGGAGATGCTCCTCGGCAACATCGAGCAGCGCCTGCGCGAGAGCGGGTGCTGGCAGGTGATGGGCCACGCCGAGGCGCGGGAGAAGCTGCCCCACGCCCTGCTGTCGCCGCCGTCTCCGCGCAAATGGGCCAACGGAGGCGAGGTGACCTCCGGACTGCTCTCCCGCATGCCGCGCCGGGACGCCCGGATCGGAGTGCTCGTCTTCTGGGTGAAGGACTGGCGCGGCGAGAAGTACTCCCGGGGGACCGGCGGCGAGGCGCTCGGAGATTTCCTGTCGGACCGGCTGAAGTCCCCCGGCACGCCGAACGCGACGAGAGCGCTCTACGAGCGGGACGCCGTCGCCCAGCTCTTCGACAGCGCCGGCGGCGCGCAGATCTGGCGAGGCCACATGTTCCTGGGCCCCGGCACGGACGTCGACGCGGACGGCCGTCTCCCCTACGCAGACCAGGAGACGCGCGACCAGAACGCCTCCGCCGAGTACGAGTCGTTCATCTCCTTCTTCTCGGCGAATCTGAAGCACCCCCCGAACATGGAGAACGGCTGCACCGTACGGCCCGCCCCGCGGCCCGTCGCCGCCGCCGCGGCCGCCCCGCCGCCGGACCCCGACGCGGAGGCGTTCGCCGCCCTCGCCGGCGCCGATCCCGCGGCCCGCGCGCGGGCGGCGCTGAGCCTCGGCCGCGCGGACAACGAGCGGGCCGTCGACCCGCTGATCAAGGCCCTCGGGGATCCCGACCAGAAGGCGCGAGGCAGCGCCATCGAGGCCCTCGGCCTGATCGGCAGCCCCAAGGCCGTCGACGCCCTCGTCCCGGCGCTCTCCGACGAGAGCAAGCTCGCCCGCGCCCTCGCGGCGCGCGCGCTCGGGAGGATCGGCAGCGACCGCGCCAAGCCCGCCCTGCTCAAGCTCGCCGCGAGCGAGAAGGAGGAGCTCGTGCGCAGGGAGGCCGCGGCCGCCCTGAAGTCCATCGACGATCCTCTCAACATGAAGATGGACGCCGGCGCGCTGCCGGACTGA
- a CDS encoding ribosome maturation factor RimP: MDAKEIEALLTPLIEQEGGELVDLQWRMEGPQWVLRLFLDKPNGITLDDCAYFSDRVGATLDEGDKIARSYVLEVSSPGLDRVIKKDKDFERFAGKPVKLRLKLPENGQRRFTGVLKGLNEGKVSVQVEKDLKAFARENIDELRLDDSAAVDFSED; the protein is encoded by the coding sequence ATGGACGCCAAAGAGATCGAAGCGCTTCTGACCCCCCTCATCGAGCAGGAAGGCGGTGAATTGGTGGACCTGCAGTGGCGCATGGAAGGTCCGCAGTGGGTCCTGCGTCTGTTCCTGGACAAGCCGAACGGGATCACGCTCGACGACTGCGCGTACTTCTCGGACCGGGTCGGGGCGACGCTCGACGAGGGCGACAAGATCGCGCGCTCCTACGTGCTCGAGGTGTCGTCTCCCGGCCTCGACCGCGTGATCAAGAAGGACAAGGATTTCGAGCGCTTCGCGGGCAAACCCGTGAAGCTGCGTCTGAAGCTCCCGGAGAACGGCCAGCGCCGGTTCACCGGGGTCTTGAAGGGCCTGAACGAGGGCAAGGTCTCCGTCCAGGTGGAGAAGGACCTCAAGGCGTTCGCGCGCGAGAACATCGACGAGCTGCGTCTCGACGACTCCGCGGCGGTTGATTTTTCGGAGGATTGA
- the nusA gene encoding transcription termination factor NusA: MSKSELMTALEQIAREKNIPVDEILSMIEGAVVSSLRKHVGKNADIRASIDRESGVFSAVVAKKVVDEVADPELELTEADAQKIKKGAKVGDELIYPAPAADFARIAAQTAKQVLTQRVREVERDKLYEEFKPKEGEVVSGSVHRFVERSIIVDLGKTEGVLPPREQIRRERYNIGGNVRAVILRVDKSQRGPAVVLSRAADLFLQRLMEMEVPEIADKTVEIVRIVRDPGFRAKVIVKSNDPRVDAIGSCVGLRGSRIRSIMNEVAGERIDLIAFAEGVEESLAAALAPAKVSSVQVMDPENRIAEVLVAEEQLALAIGKDGQNVRLAQKLTGWTLEVKAEPAKPSKRISSEGADASLATLEGVGPKTLEILVKAGITDAAKLAAASAEDLKTAGIGEKTAAKIIANAKAALEKA; the protein is encoded by the coding sequence ATGAGCAAATCCGAGCTGATGACGGCGTTGGAGCAGATCGCGCGTGAAAAGAACATCCCCGTGGACGAGATCCTGTCCATGATCGAGGGCGCCGTCGTGTCCTCCCTGCGCAAGCACGTCGGCAAGAACGCCGACATCCGCGCCTCCATCGACCGCGAGAGCGGCGTCTTCTCCGCCGTCGTGGCGAAGAAGGTCGTCGACGAGGTCGCGGACCCGGAGCTCGAGCTCACCGAGGCCGACGCCCAGAAGATCAAGAAGGGCGCCAAGGTCGGCGACGAGCTGATCTATCCCGCTCCCGCCGCCGACTTCGCCCGCATCGCCGCGCAGACCGCCAAGCAGGTTCTGACGCAGCGCGTGCGCGAGGTCGAGCGCGACAAGCTGTACGAGGAGTTCAAGCCGAAGGAGGGCGAGGTCGTCTCCGGCTCCGTCCACCGCTTCGTCGAGCGCAGCATCATCGTCGACCTCGGCAAGACCGAGGGCGTTTTGCCCCCGCGCGAGCAGATCCGCCGCGAGCGCTACAACATCGGCGGCAACGTGCGCGCCGTCATCCTGCGCGTGGACAAGTCCCAGCGCGGCCCCGCGGTCGTCCTCTCCCGCGCCGCCGATCTTTTCCTCCAGAGGCTGATGGAGATGGAAGTCCCCGAGATCGCGGACAAGACCGTCGAGATCGTGCGCATCGTGCGCGACCCCGGCTTCCGCGCCAAGGTGATCGTGAAGTCCAACGACCCTCGCGTGGACGCGATCGGCTCGTGCGTCGGTCTGCGCGGCTCGCGCATCCGCTCGATCATGAACGAGGTCGCCGGCGAGCGCATCGACCTGATCGCCTTCGCCGAGGGCGTCGAGGAGTCCCTCGCCGCGGCCCTGGCCCCGGCCAAGGTCTCGTCGGTGCAGGTCATGGATCCCGAGAACCGCATCGCCGAGGTCCTCGTCGCCGAGGAGCAGCTCGCCCTGGCCATCGGCAAGGACGGGCAGAACGTGCGCCTCGCGCAGAAGCTCACCGGCTGGACCCTCGAGGTCAAGGCCGAGCCGGCGAAGCCCTCTAAACGCATCAGCAGCGAAGGTGCTGATGCGTCCCTGGCCACGCTCGAGGGCGTCGGCCCCAAGACGCTCGAGATCCTGGTCAAGGCCGGCATCACCGACGCGGCGAAGCTCGCCGCGGCCTCGGCCGAGGACCTGAAAACGGCCGGCATCGGCGAGAAGACCGCGGCCAAGATCATCGCGAACGCCAAGGCGGCGCTCGAGAAGGCGTAG
- the infB gene encoding translation initiation factor IF-2 yields the protein MEKKTTKKTPAKKPAAAKPAAAKAKAAPKKAAAKGTAAEVRTTQEEGSIAPPTANLVSAFAMFKKRNVSTAGPTVTRLAAGAALPKPPAPKPVVPPAPAAAAAAPAPAAPPSIPTAPVAKPPVPGAPVTIKQPAVPGALPPKPVQPAAGAPAAPVAPKPAVPGAPVPPAQKPPTTGALPPMPPKPGTSGPQKPVILRPGAITIRPQMTPRPGAPRPPMPGQRPGQHRPGQGGGHRPQQQNRPAAPSVKPLEPGQKPALKKIKVSSMITVRELSEKMEIKTNDVIKKLMGLGIFATINQRLDTEAAQVVASDFGYELEVVAMYKEEELAVVKAEKEDPAKLKSRPPVITIMGHVDHGKTSLLDAIRSAKVAEGESGGITQHIGAYKVHIDKGDIVFLDTPGHEAFTAMRARGAKVTDIVVIVVSATDGIMPQTIEAIDHAKAAGVPIVVAVNKIDLPGANPQKIRQDLSGHGLQPEEWGGKNIFVDVSAKKRLNLDKLLESLALQAEILELKANPDRPAYGTVLEAKMDPKRGAVSTVLVQAGTLKLGDAFVAGLAHGKIKALVDDNGRRIESAGPATPVEILGIMGTPQAGDAFTVVENEKAARDIAEKRRLIHREQTMAHQKHMTLVGLRSAMSTGASKAKDLNILLKADVQGSLQALRDSLEGLSTTECRVRIIHGAIGNANESDILLASASDAVTLLFNAEVEPRAAELAEREGVEVRKYAVIYDLIEDVKAALEGLLAPEIVDVVVGKGEVKALFKVKTGVIAGSAIRDGKATRGGHIRVLRDGKTLHTGKVTTLRHFKDDVKEIEKGQECGIGTEGFNDFAVGDLLEFFVKESRTRRLSQSPR from the coding sequence ATGGAAAAGAAGACCACGAAAAAGACTCCGGCGAAAAAGCCCGCCGCCGCGAAGCCCGCGGCCGCCAAGGCCAAGGCCGCCCCGAAGAAAGCCGCCGCCAAGGGCACGGCCGCCGAAGTCCGCACGACGCAGGAAGAGGGCTCGATCGCGCCTCCCACCGCCAACCTGGTCTCCGCGTTCGCGATGTTCAAGAAGCGCAACGTCTCCACCGCCGGACCGACGGTGACGCGCCTCGCCGCCGGCGCCGCGCTTCCGAAGCCGCCCGCTCCGAAGCCGGTCGTTCCGCCCGCGCCCGCCGCCGCGGCGGCGGCTCCGGCCCCCGCTGCGCCGCCCTCGATCCCGACCGCGCCCGTCGCGAAGCCGCCGGTTCCCGGCGCCCCGGTCACGATCAAGCAGCCCGCCGTCCCCGGCGCCTTGCCGCCGAAGCCGGTCCAGCCCGCCGCCGGCGCTCCGGCCGCGCCCGTCGCGCCCAAGCCCGCCGTTCCCGGGGCTCCCGTGCCGCCCGCGCAGAAGCCGCCGACGACCGGCGCGCTCCCGCCCATGCCGCCGAAGCCCGGCACCTCCGGTCCGCAGAAGCCGGTCATCCTGCGCCCCGGCGCAATCACGATCCGCCCGCAGATGACGCCGCGTCCCGGCGCCCCGCGCCCTCCGATGCCCGGCCAGCGCCCCGGCCAGCACCGCCCGGGCCAGGGAGGCGGTCACCGCCCCCAGCAGCAGAACCGGCCTGCCGCGCCCTCGGTGAAGCCCCTCGAGCCCGGCCAGAAGCCCGCGCTCAAGAAGATCAAGGTGTCCTCCATGATCACCGTCCGCGAGCTCTCCGAGAAGATGGAGATCAAGACGAACGACGTCATCAAGAAGCTGATGGGCCTGGGCATCTTCGCCACGATCAACCAGCGTCTCGACACCGAGGCCGCGCAGGTCGTCGCCTCCGACTTCGGCTACGAGCTCGAGGTCGTCGCGATGTACAAAGAAGAGGAGCTCGCGGTCGTCAAGGCCGAGAAGGAAGACCCCGCCAAGCTCAAGAGCCGCCCCCCCGTGATCACCATCATGGGCCACGTCGACCACGGCAAGACTTCGCTGCTCGACGCGATCCGCTCGGCGAAGGTCGCCGAGGGCGAGTCCGGCGGCATCACGCAGCACATCGGCGCCTATAAGGTCCACATCGACAAGGGCGACATCGTCTTCCTCGACACGCCCGGCCACGAGGCCTTCACCGCCATGCGCGCGCGCGGCGCCAAGGTCACCGACATCGTCGTCATCGTCGTCTCGGCCACCGACGGCATCATGCCGCAGACGATCGAGGCCATCGACCACGCGAAGGCGGCCGGCGTGCCGATCGTCGTCGCGGTCAACAAGATCGACCTCCCCGGCGCCAACCCGCAGAAGATCCGCCAGGACCTCTCCGGCCACGGCCTGCAGCCCGAGGAGTGGGGCGGCAAGAACATCTTCGTCGACGTCTCCGCGAAGAAGCGCCTCAACCTCGACAAGTTGTTGGAAAGCTTGGCTCTTCAAGCGGAAATCCTCGAGCTCAAGGCCAACCCGGACCGCCCCGCCTACGGCACGGTCCTCGAGGCCAAGATGGACCCGAAGCGCGGCGCCGTCTCTACCGTGCTCGTCCAGGCCGGCACGCTCAAGCTCGGCGACGCGTTCGTCGCGGGCCTGGCGCACGGCAAGATCAAGGCCCTCGTCGACGACAACGGCAGGCGCATCGAGTCCGCCGGCCCCGCGACCCCCGTCGAGATCCTCGGCATCATGGGCACGCCGCAGGCCGGCGACGCGTTCACCGTCGTCGAGAACGAGAAGGCCGCGCGCGACATCGCCGAGAAGCGCCGCCTGATCCACCGCGAGCAGACGATGGCCCACCAGAAGCACATGACGCTCGTGGGCCTGCGCTCCGCGATGAGCACCGGCGCGTCGAAGGCCAAGGACCTCAACATCCTCCTCAAGGCCGACGTGCAGGGCTCCCTGCAGGCGCTGCGCGACTCGCTCGAGGGCCTCTCCACGACCGAGTGCCGCGTGCGCATCATCCACGGCGCCATCGGCAACGCCAACGAGTCCGACATCCTGCTCGCCTCCGCCTCCGACGCCGTCACCTTGCTCTTCAACGCCGAGGTCGAGCCGCGCGCGGCCGAGCTCGCCGAGCGCGAGGGCGTCGAGGTCCGCAAGTACGCGGTCATCTACGACCTCATCGAGGACGTGAAGGCGGCCCTCGAGGGCCTGCTCGCGCCCGAGATCGTCGACGTCGTCGTCGGCAAGGGCGAGGTCAAGGCGCTGTTCAAGGTCAAGACCGGCGTCATCGCCGGCTCCGCGATCCGCGACGGCAAGGCCACCCGCGGCGGGCATATCCGCGTGCTCCGCGACGGCAAGACGCTCCACACCGGCAAGGTCACCACGCTGCGCCACTTCAAGGACGACGTCAAGGAGATCGAGAAGGGCCAGGAGTGCGGCATCGGCACCGAGGGCTTCAACGACTTCGCGGTCGGCGACCTGCTCGAGTTCTTCGTCAAGGAATCGCGCACGCGGCGTCTGTCCCAGTCGCCTCGGTAG
- the rbfA gene encoding 30S ribosome-binding factor RbfA: protein MFERNDRLRELYKELVSTHLREVKDPGLVGFITVTDVDLSHDRKTLKVFYSILGTDAERERAAAALERAAPYLRELIKKKVSVKTIPNLVFTYDITPKKASRIDELLNKLEKEKNQ, encoded by the coding sequence ATGTTCGAGCGCAACGACCGGCTTCGCGAGCTTTATAAAGAGCTCGTCTCCACGCACCTGCGCGAGGTCAAGGACCCCGGGCTCGTCGGCTTCATCACGGTCACCGACGTGGACCTGTCCCACGACCGCAAGACGCTCAAGGTCTTCTATTCGATCCTGGGCACCGACGCCGAGCGCGAGCGCGCCGCCGCCGCCCTGGAGCGGGCCGCCCCGTACCTGCGCGAGCTCATCAAGAAGAAGGTCTCGGTGAAGACCATCCCGAACCTGGTCTTCACCTACGACATCACGCCGAAGAAGGCGTCGCGCATCGACGAGCTCCTCAACAAGCTCGAGAAGGAAAAGAACCAGTGA
- the truB gene encoding tRNA pseudouridine(55) synthase TruB, with protein sequence MTGAGFPAAGMLLIDKPAGWTSHDCVAVLRKLFPRGTKVGHTGTLDPLATGLLVALIGPCTKLQARLQGMDKTYSGTIRLGVKTETGDVTGKVIEEKPLPSLDLARLKAECSALIGTVDAPAPAYSAVKHQGRPLYEYARKGLEVPVKARQSVLHSWEALSWEAPELTHRLSCESGTYVRTLAEVLGARLGCGGTVSTLRRESVGPFLLADAQPLDAIRAMPAVELAQRLAASLPVLEKALKDKP encoded by the coding sequence GTGACGGGCGCGGGCTTCCCTGCGGCGGGGATGCTCCTCATCGACAAGCCCGCGGGGTGGACCTCGCACGACTGCGTCGCCGTCCTGCGCAAGCTCTTCCCCCGCGGCACCAAGGTCGGCCACACGGGCACGCTCGACCCCCTCGCCACGGGCCTGCTGGTGGCGCTGATCGGCCCGTGCACCAAGCTCCAGGCCCGCCTGCAGGGCATGGACAAGACCTACTCGGGCACGATCCGCCTCGGGGTGAAGACCGAGACGGGAGACGTCACCGGCAAGGTCATCGAGGAGAAGCCGCTGCCTTCCCTGGACCTCGCCCGGCTCAAGGCCGAGTGCTCCGCGCTCATCGGCACCGTGGACGCGCCCGCCCCCGCCTACTCGGCGGTCAAGCACCAGGGGCGCCCGCTGTACGAGTACGCCCGCAAAGGCCTCGAGGTCCCGGTGAAGGCCCGCCAGTCCGTGCTGCATTCCTGGGAGGCCCTGTCCTGGGAGGCCCCCGAGCTGACCCACCGCCTGAGCTGCGAGAGCGGGACGTACGTCAGGACCCTCGCCGAAGTCCTCGGGGCGAGACTGGGCTGCGGCGGGACCGTCTCGACGCTCCGCCGCGAGTCCGTGGGCCCGTTCCTCCTCGCCGACGCCCAGCCGCTCGACGCGATCCGCGCCATGCCCGCCGTCGAGCTCGCCCAGCGCCTGGCGGCGTCGCTCCCGGTCCTCGAGAAGGCCCTCAAAGACAAGCCATGA
- a CDS encoding riboflavin kinase, which produces MTTVRGRVVRGERVGRKLGFPTANVKVPASARPPRGVWRVSVRGTTIGERLGACNVGVRPTLGGLRLVVEVHIPGFRGNLYGRTLTLRFLSKIRSERRFPSLDALRNQIRKDVASLNRKAAYGTIKP; this is translated from the coding sequence ATGACCACCGTTCGCGGCCGCGTGGTCCGCGGCGAGCGCGTCGGCCGCAAGCTCGGCTTTCCGACGGCCAACGTCAAGGTCCCCGCCTCGGCCCGCCCACCGCGCGGCGTCTGGAGGGTTTCGGTTCGCGGCACGACGATCGGCGAGCGTCTCGGCGCCTGCAACGTCGGCGTCCGCCCCACCCTCGGCGGGCTGCGCCTCGTCGTTGAGGTGCATATCCCCGGCTTCCGCGGGAACCTGTACGGCCGCACCTTGACCTTGCGCTTCCTCTCCAAGATCCGCTCCGAGCGCCGCTTCCCCTCGTTGGACGCCCTGAGGAATCAGATCCGCAAGGACGTGGCGTCCTTGAACCGCAAGGCCGCTTACGGTACAATCAAACCATGA
- a CDS encoding DUF374 domain-containing protein: MPAIRFLVPYLGYLFSTFIKLTTSLTTVRGAIRDKLRADDRRFIYAFWHQRQVFFTVSHRGDAMSMLISKSVDGEMIAETIRRCCGVSSVRGSSSRGASDAVRGLIKALRSGLDIGITPDGPKGPKEEIKEGVMYLAQKLGVPILPITNAQSNRLILRGTWDQFQIPMPFGRSVVVYGEPISVGPLDDLKLKAAELKRSLDAITLEAEALVA, encoded by the coding sequence ATGCCCGCGATCCGCTTCCTCGTCCCCTACCTCGGGTATCTGTTCTCGACCTTCATCAAGCTCACGACGAGCCTGACCACCGTCCGCGGCGCGATCCGCGACAAGCTGCGCGCCGACGACCGGCGCTTCATCTACGCCTTCTGGCACCAGCGCCAGGTGTTCTTCACCGTCTCGCACCGCGGCGACGCGATGTCCATGCTCATCAGCAAGTCGGTGGACGGCGAGATGATCGCCGAGACGATCCGGCGCTGCTGCGGCGTGTCCTCGGTGCGCGGCTCCTCGTCGCGCGGCGCGTCCGACGCCGTGCGCGGGCTCATCAAGGCATTGCGCTCCGGCCTCGATATCGGCATCACGCCCGACGGCCCCAAAGGCCCCAAGGAGGAGATCAAGGAAGGCGTCATGTACCTCGCCCAGAAGCTGGGCGTACCCATCCTGCCGATCACCAACGCCCAGTCGAACCGCCTGATCCTCAGGGGCACCTGGGACCAGTTCCAGATCCCGATGCCGTTCGGGCGCTCGGTCGTGGTCTACGGCGAGCCGATCTCCGTCGGGCCGCTCGACGACCTGAAGCTCAAGGCGGCGGAGCTCAAGCGCTCGCTCGACGCCATCACCCTCGAGGCCGAAGCCCTAGTGGCGTGA
- a CDS encoding ABC transporter permease encodes MSRKSGGMAAYVAALFGFLYLPLGVMFVFSFNDARRNVVWRGFTLKWYKALFHDAELMSAMLTSLELALAAAGIAAVLGMLASYAMVKHKAFRGRGAYDALLNVPLMMPEVALGVGILTFLVRAGYELDFMALASSHALICLPYTVAAVRARLISLQESSLEDAAMDLGATEWQAFVKVTLPLAMPAIISGALLSFTVSFQDFVTSFFVAGIGIVTMPIKIYSMMKFGVTPEINALSVCLLLATFLLIGLNAAFAVRPDEASRH; translated from the coding sequence GTGAGCAGGAAAAGCGGAGGGATGGCCGCCTACGTCGCCGCGCTGTTCGGCTTCCTCTACCTGCCGCTCGGCGTGATGTTCGTCTTCTCCTTCAACGACGCCCGGCGCAACGTCGTCTGGCGCGGCTTCACGCTCAAGTGGTACAAGGCCCTGTTCCACGACGCGGAACTGATGAGCGCGATGCTGACCTCGCTCGAGCTGGCGCTCGCCGCCGCCGGCATCGCCGCGGTCCTCGGAATGCTCGCCTCCTACGCGATGGTCAAGCACAAGGCCTTCCGCGGGCGGGGGGCCTACGACGCCTTGCTCAACGTCCCGCTGATGATGCCGGAGGTGGCCTTGGGCGTCGGCATCCTCACCTTCCTCGTCCGGGCGGGCTACGAGCTGGACTTCATGGCCCTGGCCAGCTCCCACGCCCTGATCTGCCTGCCCTACACGGTCGCGGCCGTGCGCGCCCGCCTGATTTCCTTGCAGGAATCATCTTTAGAGGACGCGGCCATGGACCTGGGCGCCACCGAGTGGCAGGCCTTCGTGAAGGTGACCTTGCCGCTGGCCATGCCCGCCATCATCTCCGGGGCTCTGCTCTCCTTCACGGTGAGCTTCCAGGACTTCGTGACCTCGTTCTTCGTCGCGGGCATCGGCATCGTCACGATGCCCATCAAGATCTACTCGATGATGAAGTTCGGCGTGACCCCGGAGATCAACGCGCTCTCGGTGTGCCTGCTGCTCGCCACCTTCCTGCTGATCGGCCTCAACGCCGCGTTCGCCGTGCGCCCCGACGAAGCCTCACGCCACTAG
- a CDS encoding ABC transporter permease, translating to MGKALSWLLGGRRPLASHLLLAPASLWLIFLLIIPAGGLILLSFAKNGPYGAIVWEFGLHNYARAFDPKYLPVLFRTFAFAAATTIVCLVLGYPLAYYLTFRAGRWRNALLVGLMVPFWSSCLVAYYSWMIVLGKEGLLNTALIRFGFLSEPIGFLYTPFAILLGLVYFYLPFTVLPLYASLDKVPRSVVEAAYDLGAGRWTAFWKVTFPLSLPGVVAGCVLTFIPCLGDFLTVEILGGPRYYLLGNLISNQFMMAQDWPFGSALTSLLLAGLVGGLWLYQAWEKA from the coding sequence GTGGGCAAGGCTCTTTCCTGGCTCCTCGGCGGCCGCCGGCCTCTCGCCAGCCACCTCCTGCTCGCCCCGGCCTCGCTGTGGCTGATCTTCCTCCTGATCATCCCGGCGGGGGGCCTCATCCTCCTCTCCTTCGCCAAGAACGGGCCGTACGGCGCCATCGTCTGGGAGTTCGGCCTCCACAACTACGCCCGGGCCTTCGACCCCAAGTACCTGCCCGTCCTGTTCCGGACCTTCGCCTTCGCCGCGGCCACGACCATCGTCTGCCTCGTCCTGGGCTACCCGCTCGCCTACTACCTCACCTTCCGCGCCGGCCGCTGGCGCAACGCGCTGCTCGTCGGCCTGATGGTGCCGTTCTGGAGCTCCTGCCTCGTCGCCTACTACTCCTGGATGATCGTGCTGGGCAAGGAGGGCCTGCTCAACACCGCCCTGATCCGCTTCGGCTTCCTCTCCGAGCCCATCGGCTTCCTGTACACGCCCTTCGCCATCCTCCTCGGCCTGGTCTACTTCTACCTGCCGTTCACCGTGCTCCCGCTGTACGCCTCCCTGGACAAGGTGCCCCGCTCCGTCGTGGAGGCCGCCTACGACCTCGGCGCCGGGCGCTGGACGGCCTTCTGGAAGGTCACCTTCCCGCTCTCCCTGCCCGGCGTCGTCGCCGGCTGCGTGCTCACCTTCATCCCCTGCCTGGGCGACTTCCTGACCGTCGAGATCCTCGGCGGCCCGCGCTACTACCTGCTCGGCAACCTGATCTCCAACCAGTTCATGATGGCCCAGGACTGGCCTTTCGGCTCCGCCCTGACCTCCTTGCTGCTCGCCGGCCTCGTCGGCGGCCTGTGGCTGTATCAGGCGTGGGAGAAGGCGTGA